In one Babylonia areolata isolate BAREFJ2019XMU chromosome 12, ASM4173473v1, whole genome shotgun sequence genomic region, the following are encoded:
- the LOC143288227 gene encoding uncharacterized protein LOC143288227 has product MASPALVSGPSVPDTCSTTGTGNQTSSAEAASFGHSSLQSSNAPPARVAAVRAELSASPLKSSTPRSASVSAALTKGGASSDLLSIVSKARREGTETLYDFRWKKWLSWCTAQNIPPTNPTSMQLANFLAHCSSVLNLSASSVRGYRSAICTTIKQLGGPAFEADFLLREVARGASLKEARNPRRVPLWDLFLVLDFIRKQPFEPLGTIPFDLLTLKTTFLLLLATGRRRSEIHGLSGMPQDLAFHRDGSITLRFLPEFLAKNQDPKVPSPSLRVRPLSDILAQDDEDRHLCPVRCLKYYWDRSRHRRSSQRRLLISLNENYKKDIAAGTISCWVSQVIRRAYSQP; this is encoded by the coding sequence atggccagcccagccctggtttccggtccttcagtccctgacacatgttccaccactggaactggaaaccaaacctcatctgctgaggcagcctcgttcgggcattcctcactccaatcctcaaatgctccacctgcacgcgtggctgctgtgcgggcggaactgtcagcatcaccattgaagtcttccacccctcggtcagcctctgtgtcggccgcgctgaccaaggggggtgcctcctccgacctcctctccatagtctccaaagccaggagggagggaacagagaccttgtatgactttcgctggaagaaatggctgagttggtgtacagctcagaacattccccctactaaccctacgagcatgcagctggccaactttctggctcactgctcctcggttctcaacctgtctgctagttctgtgagagggtacaggtctgccatttgtaccactatcaaacagctaggtggtcccgcttttgaagctgatttcctgctcagagaagtggctaggggtgcctctctgaaggaagctaggaatcccagaagagtgcccctctgggacttgttcctggtgctggatttcattcgaaaacagccctttgagccattggggactattccttttgacctgctcactctcaagaccactttccttctgttgctggccacgggccgtcgtagaagtgagattcatggtcttagtggtatgccacaagatctggccttccacagagatggttccatcactcttcgtttccttccagagtttctggctaagaaccaagaccccaaggtcccttccccctctctgagggtcagacctttgtctgatattcttgcccaagatgatgaagataggcatctctgccccgttcggtgcctcaaatactattgggataggtctcgccataggcgttcttctcagaggcgccttctcatctccctcaatgagaattacaagaaagatatcgctgcaggcaccatttcctgctgggtttcccaagtcattcgtagagcctactctcagccatga